In Juglans microcarpa x Juglans regia isolate MS1-56 chromosome 4S, Jm3101_v1.0, whole genome shotgun sequence, a single window of DNA contains:
- the LOC121263372 gene encoding uncharacterized protein LOC121263372 isoform X2: MDPFESIDHIEDEDYFDHEEYMIQAMALHRQQHAVEGASASRRRNSQPRMFIRRNPLEGHERLWNDYFAEPSIYPPNVFRRRFRMHRNLFLRIHSAVEAHDDYFVQKRDASGRLGLSSLQKITAAIRMLAYGVTADLMDEYVRIGESTARLSMKKFVKAIVSIFGGEYLRSPTNSDITRLLEVGQNRGFPGMLGSIDCMHWKWKNCPSAWKGMYSGHVNEPTIILEAVASYDLWIWHAFFGLPGSHNDINVLDRSSVFATLAEGHAPPCNYTINAFGVLQARFAIVRGPARYFQPRVLKDIMYTCIILHNMIVEDERHQYLGADQFIYESNDDTPHEPISRDNIPEFMEFIAQHHRIRDRGTHSQLQADLIEHLWNLHGRS, encoded by the exons ATGGATCCCTTTGAGAGTATTGATCATATAGAAGATGAAGATTATTTTGATCACGAGGAGTATATGATACAAGCAATGGCCCTACATAGACAACAACATGCAGTCGAGGGAGCATCTGCTTCACGTCGTCGTAATTCTCAACCTCGTATGTTCATCCGACGTAATCCATTGGAAGGTCATGAGCGCCTTTGGAATGATTACTTTGCTGAGCCGTCAATATATCCGCCAAACGTATTTAGGAGGAGGTTTCGAATGCATCGTAATCTTTTTTTACGCATACATTCTGCAGTTGAAGCTCacgatgattattttgtccaaaaaaGAGACGCCAGTGGGAGACTTGGATTGTCCTCCCTTCAAAAGATAACTGCAGCAATTAGGATGCTTGCATATGGGGTTACGGCAGATCTTATGGACGAGTATGTAAGAATTGGAGAAAGCACCGCACGGTTGAGTATGAAGAAATTTGTAAAGGCGATCGTGTCAATTTTTGGGGGTGAGTACTTGAGGTCTCCAACCAATAGTGATATAACGAGGTTACTAGAAGTCGGACAAAACCGTGGGTTTCCAGGAATGTTGGGtagcattgattgcatgcacTGGAAATGGAAGAACTGTCCTAGTGCTTGGAAAGGTATGTACTCTGGTCATGTAaatgaaccaactattattttggagGCTGTTGCATCTTATGATCTTTGGATATGGCATGCTTTTTTTGGTTTGCCTGGGTCTCATAATGACATCAATGTACTCGATCGATCTTCTGTTTTTGCCACGTTGGCCGAAGGTCATGCTCCTCCGTGCAACTACACAATCAATG CCTTCGGAGTACTCCAAGCTAGATTTGCAATTGTGCGTGGACCTGCTAGGTATTTTCAGCCCCGAGTTCTAAAAGACATTATGTACACATGCATTATCTTGCACAATATGATCGTTGAAGATGAGCGTCATCAATATCTCGGGGCTGACCAGTTTATTTACGAATCCAATGATGATACTCCACATGAGCCAATTTCACGCGATAATATACCTGAATTCATGGAGTTCATTGCGCAACATCATCGAATTAGAGATAGAGGCACTCATTCTCAACTCCAAGCTGACCTTATCGAGCATTTATGGAATTTGCATGGCCGCTCATAA
- the LOC121263372 gene encoding uncharacterized protein LOC121263372 isoform X1 — translation MDPFESIDHIEDEDYFDHEEYMIQAMALHRQQHAVEGASASRRRNSQPRMFIRRNPLEGHERLWNDYFAEPSIYPPNVFRRRFRMHRNLFLRIHSAVEAHDDYFVQKRDASGRLGLSSLQKITAAIRMLAYGVTADLMDEYVRIGESTARLSMKKFVKAIVSIFGGEYLRSPTNSDITRLLEVGQNRGFPGMLGSIDCMHWKWKNCPSAWKGMYSGHVNEPTIILEAVASYDLWIWHAFFGLPGSHNDINVLDRSSVFATLAEGHAPPCNYTINGHEYTMGYYLADGIYPSWATLVKTIPAPHGKKKKHFAACQESARKDVERAFGVLQARFAIVRGPARYFQPRVLKDIMYTCIILHNMIVEDERHQYLGADQFIYESNDDTPHEPISRDNIPEFMEFIAQHHRIRDRGTHSQLQADLIEHLWNLHGRS, via the coding sequence ATGGATCCCTTTGAGAGTATTGATCATATAGAAGATGAAGATTATTTTGATCACGAGGAGTATATGATACAAGCAATGGCCCTACATAGACAACAACATGCAGTCGAGGGAGCATCTGCTTCACGTCGTCGTAATTCTCAACCTCGTATGTTCATCCGACGTAATCCATTGGAAGGTCATGAGCGCCTTTGGAATGATTACTTTGCTGAGCCGTCAATATATCCGCCAAACGTATTTAGGAGGAGGTTTCGAATGCATCGTAATCTTTTTTTACGCATACATTCTGCAGTTGAAGCTCacgatgattattttgtccaaaaaaGAGACGCCAGTGGGAGACTTGGATTGTCCTCCCTTCAAAAGATAACTGCAGCAATTAGGATGCTTGCATATGGGGTTACGGCAGATCTTATGGACGAGTATGTAAGAATTGGAGAAAGCACCGCACGGTTGAGTATGAAGAAATTTGTAAAGGCGATCGTGTCAATTTTTGGGGGTGAGTACTTGAGGTCTCCAACCAATAGTGATATAACGAGGTTACTAGAAGTCGGACAAAACCGTGGGTTTCCAGGAATGTTGGGtagcattgattgcatgcacTGGAAATGGAAGAACTGTCCTAGTGCTTGGAAAGGTATGTACTCTGGTCATGTAaatgaaccaactattattttggagGCTGTTGCATCTTATGATCTTTGGATATGGCATGCTTTTTTTGGTTTGCCTGGGTCTCATAATGACATCAATGTACTCGATCGATCTTCTGTTTTTGCCACGTTGGCCGAAGGTCATGCTCCTCCGTGCAACTACACAATCAATGGTCACGAATACACAATGGGATATTATCTTGCTGATGGTATATATCCTTCATGGGCAACATTAGTGAAGACAATTCCTGCTCcacatggaaaaaagaaaaaacattttgcTGCTTGTCAAGAGTCTGCAAGGAAAGATGTTGAGCGAGCCTTCGGAGTACTCCAAGCTAGATTTGCAATTGTGCGTGGACCTGCTAGGTATTTTCAGCCCCGAGTTCTAAAAGACATTATGTACACATGCATTATCTTGCACAATATGATCGTTGAAGATGAGCGTCATCAATATCTCGGGGCTGACCAGTTTATTTACGAATCCAATGATGATACTCCACATGAGCCAATTTCACGCGATAATATACCTGAATTCATGGAGTTCATTGCGCAACATCATCGAATTAGAGATAGAGGCACTCATTCTCAACTCCAAGCTGACCTTATCGAGCATTTATGGAATTTGCATGGCCGCTCATAA